A single window of Liolophura sinensis isolate JHLJ2023 chromosome 6, CUHK_Ljap_v2, whole genome shotgun sequence DNA harbors:
- the LOC135466235 gene encoding uncharacterized protein LOC135466235 isoform X1 — translation MFLKLFVPCFFLCCLTVSGNLSVADKLNGRGNVRHGTSEKASDSLALYQTLVKMDQPGLMEKEDDHLPRAIQQVDLILEDGQIRAAPSMLKRGYSMPNFLNKFFGGFGAGKRHVR, via the exons ATGTTTCTGAAGTTGTTTGTCCCGTGCTTCTTTCTCTGCTGTCTCACGGTCTCAGGGAACTTGTCGGTAGCCG ATAAACTGAATGGGAGGGGAAATGTGAGACATGGCACATCCGAGAAAGC GTCAGACTCCTTAGCTCTGTACCAGACGCTGGTGAAGATGGACCAACCGGGGTTGATGGAGAAG GAAGATGACCACTTACCCCGGGCCATCCAACAAGTAGACCTTATACTGGAGGACGGACAGATCAGAGCAGCGCCAAGCATGCTAAAACGAGGATACAGCATGCCCAACTTTCTAAACAAGTTTTTCGGGGGTTTTG GTGCAGGTAAACGTCACGTGAGGTGA
- the LOC135466235 gene encoding uncharacterized protein LOC135466235 isoform X2, with amino-acid sequence MFLKLFVPCFFLCCLTVSGNLSVADKLNGRGNVRHGTSEKASDSLALYQTLVKMDQPGLMEKEDDHLPRAIQQVDLILEDGQIRAAPSMLKRGYSMPNFLNKFFGGFGKRHVR; translated from the exons ATGTTTCTGAAGTTGTTTGTCCCGTGCTTCTTTCTCTGCTGTCTCACGGTCTCAGGGAACTTGTCGGTAGCCG ATAAACTGAATGGGAGGGGAAATGTGAGACATGGCACATCCGAGAAAGC GTCAGACTCCTTAGCTCTGTACCAGACGCTGGTGAAGATGGACCAACCGGGGTTGATGGAGAAG GAAGATGACCACTTACCCCGGGCCATCCAACAAGTAGACCTTATACTGGAGGACGGACAGATCAGAGCAGCGCCAAGCATGCTAAAACGAGGATACAGCATGCCCAACTTTCTAAACAAGTTTTTCGGGGGTTTTG GTAAACGTCACGTGAGGTGA